From Desulfomicrobium apsheronum, the proteins below share one genomic window:
- a CDS encoding sigma-54-dependent transcriptional regulator: MNLYPAHPVLLVDDEEEILASLRVTLALAGITNTVLCPDGSAALDIARDREVEAALLDVLMPGRKGDEILEGLLNLQPDLPVIMVTGVDDVDLAVSCMRKGAYDYIRKPADSERIVSALTRAFELRTMRRERHNLSAGFLNPAPPKSAAFNELVTHSPAMLRIFQYCEAIATSPEPVLIMGETGVGKELLARAIHNASARKGEFVAVNVAGLDDQAFSDSLFGHVRGAFTGADRARGGFMERAAGGTLFLDEIGDLPLQAQIKLLRVLQEREFYPMGSDRPKPLTARIISATNRPVDELKEVQRFRTDFYFRIATHSLTIPPLRHRPEDIAPLADHFLAQAATTYGHAIEFPARVLELLGGYAFPGNIRELRAMILDTAGRSQNGQFSLNVLAEKLSQIQPARQSGAPDHVFSNVPRLPTLKEGSEALVAEALKRAGGNQRRAAQLLGITPQALNSRLKRRSSSSV, from the coding sequence ATGAACCTTTATCCCGCTCATCCCGTCCTGCTGGTGGACGACGAAGAAGAAATCCTGGCCAGCCTGAGGGTCACGCTGGCCCTGGCCGGAATCACCAATACCGTCCTCTGCCCCGACGGCTCGGCGGCGCTGGATATCGCCCGGGACAGGGAAGTCGAGGCCGCGCTCCTGGACGTGCTCATGCCCGGCCGCAAGGGAGACGAAATCCTCGAAGGGCTCTTGAACCTCCAGCCCGACCTGCCCGTGATCATGGTCACCGGGGTCGACGACGTGGACCTGGCTGTTTCATGCATGCGCAAAGGCGCCTATGACTACATCCGCAAGCCCGCCGACTCGGAGCGCATCGTCTCCGCCCTGACCAGGGCCTTCGAACTGCGCACCATGCGCCGGGAGCGCCACAATCTTTCCGCCGGATTCCTGAACCCCGCCCCGCCCAAATCCGCAGCTTTCAACGAGCTCGTGACGCACAGCCCGGCCATGTTGCGCATCTTCCAATACTGTGAAGCCATCGCCACGAGCCCGGAGCCGGTGCTCATCATGGGGGAAACAGGTGTGGGCAAGGAGCTGCTGGCCCGGGCCATCCACAATGCCAGCGCCCGCAAGGGAGAGTTCGTGGCCGTAAACGTGGCCGGGCTTGACGATCAGGCCTTTTCCGACTCCCTTTTCGGCCATGTGCGGGGAGCTTTCACCGGCGCGGACCGGGCGCGCGGCGGCTTCATGGAGCGGGCCGCCGGGGGCACGCTCTTTCTGGATGAAATCGGAGACCTGCCTTTGCAGGCCCAGATCAAACTGTTGCGCGTCCTGCAGGAAAGGGAATTCTACCCCATGGGTTCGGATCGGCCCAAACCCCTGACCGCAAGAATCATCTCGGCCACCAATCGACCAGTCGATGAATTGAAAGAAGTTCAGCGCTTTCGCACCGACTTCTATTTCCGCATCGCCACCCACTCCCTGACCATCCCTCCCCTGCGACATCGCCCTGAAGACATCGCCCCCCTGGCGGATCATTTTCTGGCCCAGGCCGCAACGACCTACGGGCACGCCATCGAATTCCCGGCCCGCGTGCTCGAACTCCTGGGTGGATACGCATTCCCCGGCAACATCCGTGAACTGCGAGCCATGATCCTCGACACGGCGGGAAGATCTCAAAACGGCCAGTTCTCCCTCAACGTCCTGGCCGAGAAACTGTCCCAAATCCAGCCCGCGCGGCAAAGCGGCGCTCCAGATCACGTGTTCTCCAACGTTCCGCGCCTTCCAACCCTGAAGGAAGGCTCCGAGGCCCTTGTCGCCGAAGCGCTGAAACGCGCCGGAGGCAATCAGCGTCGGGCGGCCCAACTCCTGGGCATCACGCCGCAGGCCCTGAATTCACGCCTCAAACGCAGATCGTCCTCGTCCGTATAA
- a CDS encoding HD domain-containing phosphohydrolase: protein MDTSNQTTTPTVLLIDDERMNRLIVGDYLRDSGYAVLEAESSSEGLRIFDNARPDIVITDLRMPGGDGNQVVTRLQNVAPDTPVIIISGTANLEEALCMLREGASDFITKPVREMDRIKHAIDAAMKKAHLHRENRLVKSALEDAIQQQTHELRDLNAKLKNALESTVNALGVIVAQKDPYTAGHNDRVARIAMTLGHSMGLSRDRIDTLRVAGNLHDIGKISVPGEILNKPGRLTQEEFERVKVHPETGFEILKDIPFHGPVAEIVLQHHERYDGTGYPRGLKRDEAMLEARILAVADIYEALTSDRPYRQALPHEQAMAHIIREAGKQICPLCACAFIAANKSGVLSAIARNEHIENIADHENTHP, encoded by the coding sequence ATGGACACATCGAACCAAACAACAACGCCCACGGTCCTGCTCATCGATGATGAGCGGATGAACCGTCTGATCGTTGGCGACTACCTCCGCGACAGCGGCTACGCGGTTCTCGAAGCGGAATCCTCATCCGAGGGGTTGCGCATTTTCGATAATGCCCGGCCCGATATCGTCATCACCGACCTGCGCATGCCGGGAGGCGACGGGAATCAAGTCGTCACGCGGTTACAGAATGTCGCGCCCGACACCCCGGTCATCATCATATCCGGAACAGCAAACCTGGAAGAGGCGCTGTGCATGCTGCGCGAAGGAGCCAGTGATTTCATCACCAAGCCGGTGCGGGAAATGGACCGCATCAAGCACGCCATCGACGCGGCCATGAAAAAAGCGCACCTGCATCGGGAAAACCGCCTCGTCAAATCCGCCCTGGAAGACGCAATTCAACAACAGACGCATGAATTGCGGGATCTCAACGCGAAACTCAAGAATGCCCTTGAATCCACGGTCAACGCCCTGGGCGTCATCGTGGCCCAGAAAGACCCCTACACCGCCGGACACAACGATCGGGTGGCACGTATCGCCATGACCCTTGGCCATTCCATGGGTCTGTCCCGGGACCGCATCGACACCCTGCGCGTGGCCGGGAACCTCCACGACATCGGCAAGATCAGTGTTCCCGGAGAAATTCTGAACAAGCCGGGCAGGCTCACGCAGGAAGAATTCGAGAGGGTCAAGGTCCACCCGGAAACAGGCTTTGAAATACTCAAGGACATCCCTTTCCACGGACCGGTGGCGGAAATCGTGCTCCAGCACCATGAGCGCTACGACGGCACGGGATATCCGCGCGGGCTCAAACGCGACGAAGCCATGCTCGAAGCGCGCATTCTCGCCGTGGCGGACATCTACGAAGCCCTCACCTCGGACCGCCCATACCGGCAAGCCCTTCCACACGAACAGGCCATGGCGCACATCATCCGAGAAGCCGGCAAGCAGATCTGCCCTCTCTGCGCTTGTGCCTTCATCGCCGCAAACAAATCAGGAGTGCTCTCCGCCATCGCCAGAAACGAACATATCGAAAATATTGCAGACCATGAAAACACGCATCCATAA